One window from the genome of Magnolia sinica isolate HGM2019 chromosome 4, MsV1, whole genome shotgun sequence encodes:
- the LOC131243441 gene encoding uncharacterized protein LOC131243441 — protein sequence MLKFLSKVKIEFNALDTRTAACMEFLAQCNARKAKESNPACQLLVKRRTDDHPPQISVTYVNGVEEVIDATATSAQDIRKRILEKGQLLETEQMFRDAGEPWPVVIPEEELHQKAPGTKPRKAEEKKQ from the exons atgctgaaGTTCCTGTCGAAGGTGAAGATCGAATTCAATGCGTTGGATACTCGTACAGCGGCTTGTATGGAGTTTCTGGCCCAGTGCAATGCTCGCAAGGCCAAGGAGTCGAACCCCGCGTGCCAGCTCCTTGTCAAGAGGCGCACCGATGACCATCCTCCGCAGATCTCCGTTACCTACGTCAACGGCGTAGAAGAGGTGATCGACGCCACTGCCACCTCGGCCCAGGACATAAGGAAGAGGATCCTCGAAAAGGGGCAGCTCCTCGAGACCGAGCAGATGTTCAGGGATGCCGGCGAGCCATGGCCTGTCGTCATCCCTGAGGAAGAGCTCCACCAGAAGGCCCCAGGAACCAag CCAAGAAAAGCAGAAGAGAAAAAGCAGTAG